The following proteins are encoded in a genomic region of Marasmius oreades isolate 03SP1 chromosome 10, whole genome shotgun sequence:
- the GGC1 gene encoding Mitochondrial GTP/GDP carrier protein 1 (BUSCO:EOG09263JTO), with protein MSPPTGKGKESGTARVLGSGTSGVAELLVFHPVDTVAKRLMSNKAKVSTSTLSNIIFRDYATASMGRKLFSLFPGLGYAAGYKISQRIYKFGGQPWFNDLINYHYKDNFTNAFGERKGKLMMQATAGSLTGIGEVVLLPLDVLKIKRQVNPEAFRGRGILRIVAEEGTSLYRGWGWTMARNAPGSFALFGASAVTKDYVLGVTDYSKATWTQNFIASISGAVASITVAAPLDTIKTRIQNANFESKVSGMTVVKDLIKNEGPTALFKGLTPKIIVVGPKLVFSYTLAQSLIPFFGKYV; from the exons ATGTCTCCACCCactggaaaaggaaaggaatctGGTACTGCTCGTGTCCTCGGATCGGGAACGTCGG GTGTTGCTGAATTGCTAGTATTCCACCCTGTGGATACTGTAGCGAAACGTTTGATGAGTAACAAGGCCAAG GTTTCCACCTCTACACTGTCTAATATCATCTTCCGGGATTATGCCACCGCTTCTATGGGACGAAAACTCTTTTCGTTATTCCCTGGTTTAGGGTACGCGGCTGGGTACAAGATTTCTCAGCGAATATACAAGTTTGGCGGTCAACCATGGTTTAACGACCTCATCAACTACCACTACAAAGACAACTTCACGAATGCCTTTGGGGAACGGAAGGGGAAGCTCATGATGCAGGCGACAGCGGGAAG TTTAACGGGAATCGGCGAAGTA GTCTTACTACCACTCGATGTTTTGAAGATCAAACGTCAGGTTAATCCTGAGGCTTTCCGTGGAAGAGGCATTCTACGAATCGTTGCTGAAGAAGGCACGTCTCTATATCGTGGTTGGGGTTGGACAATGGCAAGGAATGCACCTGGTAGTTTCGCG CTATTTGGTGCTTCGGCAGTGACAAAAGACTATGTTCTCGGCGTTACCGACTATTCGAAAGCTACATGGACACAAAACTTTATCGCGTCAATCTCCGGAGCTGTTGCGTCCATCACTGTCGCCGCACCTCTCGACACCATTAAGACCCGAATTCAAAATGCCAACTTTGAATCGAAGGTTTCCGGTATGACAGTGGTGAAGGATCTAATCAAGAATGAGGGTCCTACAGCTTTGTTCAAGGGTTTAACACCAAAG ATTATTGTTGTAGGACCTAAGCTGGTGTTCAGTTACACGTTGGCGCAGTCGTTAATCCCATTCTTTGGAAAATACGTTTAA
- a CDS encoding uncharacterized protein (CAZy:CE12): MFSLKASTILLFSSLFLSVAENVAGVSIPTSFVLIGDSTTAIKSGWGNGFCGSSTPAIQSSLEPATPCFNLAVGGANSGSYVTQGYWKTALNVIKNEVAKSRRTIVTIQFGHNDRNVGPASLLAGHLTAMVKEVKEVKAEPVLVTSLIVRQFDKAGTTIISDTLEPYAQATIGVAQAEKTHLLDLHAASKKYCEAIKSTSAHKFDPAATDYTHLNNKGMIVFGRMLADLMTQDFGLIGINLLPIIPNPALSYNISHGIPSY, translated from the exons ATGTTCTCCCTCAAAGCAAGCACAATCCTCCTATTCTCGAGTCTCTTTCTTTCAGTGGCCGAGAATGTCGCTGGCGTTAGCATCCCCACGTCTTTCGTGTTGATTGGGGATAGCACAACTGCTATCAA GTCCGGATGGGGTAACGGCTTTTGCGGATCCTCTACACCAGCGATTCAGTCTTCGCTGGAACCAGCAACACCGT GTTTCAATCTAGCAGTCGGCGGAGCGAATAGTGGAAGCTACGTTACACAAGGTTACTGGAAGACCGCGC TAAACGTCATCAAGAATGAAGTTGCCAAAAGCCGGCGTACGATTGTCACCATTCAATTCGGTCACAACGACAGGAATGTTGGGCCAGCATCTTTACTCGCTGGACACCTCACTGCCATGGTTAAGGAAGTCAAGGAGGTGAAAGCTGAGCCTGTCCTTGTCACTTCCCTCATCGTTCGCCAATTCGACAAGGCCGGTACAACTATTATCTCCGATACCTTGGAACCCTACGCTCAAGCGACTATTGGTGTGGCTCAG GCAGAAAAGACGCACCTCTTGGATCTTCACGCAGCTAGCAAAAAGTACTGCGAGGCTATCAAGTCAACTTCGGCCCATAAATTTGACCCCGCCGCGACGGACTATACTC ATCTCAACAATAAGGGCATGATTGTATTTGGGAG AATGCTCGCCGACCTGATGACCCAGGACTTCGGTCTCATCGGGATCAACTTGTTGCCCATCATCCCAAATCCAGCTTTGTCGTACAATATTTCGCATGGTATTCCCTCTTACTGA